TCATCTCAATTTTACCATATTGTGAAATAAATTCTAAATCATATTCTCGGAGGGCATTTTCATTGGTAATTGCTAAATCTGCCAACCCTTGTTTAACTTGAATAGCCGCAACACTGGTAGAATTGACAAATTTGATTTTAATCTTGTTTTGATTCAGTTCGCCTGGTAATAAATAAGGAAGTAAAGGAAGAGGAGCGGGATGAGTGACCAGGGTACAATTTTCTAAAAGGATTTCTTCATTTTTTCGCTTGGCTAATCCGTAAACGGGTGTGGGATAGGTGAAGATAAAACCTAGTTTAAAACTCGGTTCCATATAGAAATCATTAATTCTTTCATAGGCATGGGGGACTAACGCCAAATCTATCTGATTTTGGAGTAAAGATTCTTTTAAATCTGTAAAGCTATCAAATAAATGACTATTAACCGAAATATGTTGTAATTTCCATTGAGAAATTAGATAATTTAAGGTTTGTTCGCTGCTGGTTTCTTTGGGACCCAAAGTGCCAACGCTTAAGGTTTTGACATCAAGCTGGGGATAACACAATTCCATTGAAAACTTTAACATGGTTTTAAGGCTCCTGAATTTTTAAGGGCGGATAAATTAGGATTTCCGGTGCAAAATAAAACAATTTCAAGTTCAGCAATTAAAAATTTTACCAA
This portion of the Microcystis aeruginosa NIES-2549 genome encodes:
- a CDS encoding bacilysin biosynthesis protein BacA, with amino-acid sequence MLKFSMELCYPQLDVKTLSVGTLGPKETSSEQTLNYLISQWKLQHISVNSHLFDSFTDLKESLLQNQIDLALVPHAYERINDFYMEPSFKLGFIFTYPTPVYGLAKRKNEEILLENCTLVTHPAPLPLLPYLLPGELNQNKIKIKFVNSTSVAAIQVKQGLADLAITNENALREYDLEFISQYGKIEMSWSLFQKKENTMIQSIYLPVHT